Proteins encoded within one genomic window of Streptomyces kaniharaensis:
- a CDS encoding restriction endonuclease, with translation MQYSADGQPDGTTTAQFPQPGFLASVFRDLGADPDPDTAPGPDTAPGPDSAPGPDSASGPDCAPGPDSASDPDAASDRETGDGPSGAEEPVAAHARAAALTHHRTLTVQAEHDRLADLLRRAALPVSAMDFESQLRRYEPRPYPADGSNAVAEAEPRWEDFAPAEPPAADPDAAPTRRLLDSGYQRELAQARLAHQRALREWRTRRAEAGSPAADESRRAHEEAEAARARAVREYNESLEECRRAYRLAEPAAVESLLERALAAAETATQDLPAPCRAIFRPLTRTAVLDLDLPPLDLVPSLTGYRLAPGGDIVPVPRPPADRAIDYLRLVARLALRALQAVDAVETDEILAGVVLNGWLREPGAAEPLCLVSVDADRDALARTRLLPPAGPYEEHDAEAYDAEERDAEQDEALVRLRQLGAAVTPDPYARAGVEPAARAGAAVPAAPDLSANEFAQLVCDLLTRGGLADWSVRLRGPAGLVATGEGAPGSALPGRWVVWASRGAAEVAAEEIRTLAEAVREESAERGLRLTTGRFADEALDLAAGEGHRHIHLVDGDGVRELAMTHLGLPLVAGR, from the coding sequence ATGCAGTACTCAGCAGACGGCCAGCCCGACGGCACCACCACGGCCCAGTTCCCCCAACCGGGCTTCCTCGCCTCGGTCTTCCGCGACCTCGGCGCCGACCCGGACCCCGACACCGCTCCTGGTCCCGACACCGCTCCTGGTCCCGACTCCGCTCCTGGTCCCGACTCCGCTTCTGGTCCCGACTGCGCTCCCGGTCCCGACTCCGCCTCCGACCCGGACGCCGCTTCCGACCGCGAGACCGGTGACGGCCCGTCCGGGGCGGAGGAGCCCGTCGCGGCTCACGCCCGGGCCGCCGCTCTGACCCACCATCGCACGCTCACCGTCCAGGCCGAGCACGACCGGCTCGCCGACCTGCTGCGGCGGGCCGCGTTGCCCGTCTCGGCCATGGACTTCGAGAGCCAGCTGCGCCGCTACGAGCCCCGCCCCTACCCGGCCGACGGCTCCAACGCGGTCGCCGAGGCCGAGCCCCGCTGGGAGGACTTCGCCCCGGCCGAGCCGCCCGCCGCCGACCCCGACGCCGCCCCGACCCGCCGCCTGCTCGACTCCGGATACCAGCGCGAACTGGCCCAGGCCCGGCTGGCCCACCAGCGCGCCCTGCGCGAGTGGCGCACTCGCCGGGCCGAGGCCGGCAGCCCGGCCGCCGACGAATCCCGCCGGGCCCACGAGGAGGCCGAGGCGGCCCGGGCCCGCGCGGTGCGCGAGTACAACGAGAGCCTGGAGGAGTGCCGCCGGGCCTACCGGCTGGCCGAGCCGGCCGCGGTGGAGTCGCTGCTGGAGCGGGCCCTCGCCGCCGCCGAGACGGCCACCCAGGACCTGCCCGCCCCCTGCCGGGCGATCTTCCGCCCGCTCACCCGCACCGCGGTGCTGGACCTGGACCTGCCGCCCCTCGACCTGGTGCCCTCGCTCACCGGCTACCGGCTCGCCCCCGGCGGCGACATCGTCCCGGTGCCGCGCCCGCCGGCCGACCGGGCCATCGACTACCTGCGCCTGGTCGCCCGGCTCGCCCTGCGCGCTCTGCAGGCCGTCGACGCCGTCGAAACCGACGAGATACTCGCGGGCGTCGTCCTCAACGGCTGGCTGCGCGAGCCCGGCGCGGCCGAGCCGCTCTGCCTGGTCAGCGTCGACGCCGACCGCGACGCACTGGCCCGCACCCGGCTGCTGCCGCCCGCCGGCCCGTACGAGGAGCACGACGCCGAGGCGTATGACGCGGAGGAGCGCGACGCCGAGCAGGACGAGGCGCTGGTGCGGCTGCGCCAGCTCGGCGCCGCCGTCACCCCGGACCCGTACGCCCGGGCGGGCGTCGAACCCGCCGCGCGGGCCGGGGCCGCCGTGCCGGCCGCGCCCGACCTGTCCGCCAACGAGTTCGCCCAGCTGGTGTGCGACCTGCTCACCCGGGGCGGTCTGGCCGACTGGAGCGTCCGGCTGCGAGGCCCGGCCGGACTGGTCGCCACCGGCGAGGGAGCACCCGGCAGTGCACTGCCCGGCCGCTGGGTGGTCTGGGCCTCCCGGGGCGCTGCGGAGGTCGCCGCCGAGGAGATCCGGACGCTGGCCGAGGCCGTTCGGGAGGAGTCCGCCGAGCGCGGCCTGCGACTGACCACCGGCCGCTTCGCCGACGAGGCCCTTGACCTGGCCGCAGGGGAGGGCCACCGTCACATCCACCTCGTCGACGGCGACGGTGTTCGCGAACTCGCCATGACCCACCTCGGCCTGCCCCTCGTCGCAGGTCGCTGA
- a CDS encoding YigZ family protein, translating to MSATPEPTPRPYLTIRQAGSHEIEIKKSRFICHLARVADEAEAQAFIAGIRKQYWDARHNCTAFVVGDEQRRERSNDDGEPGGTAGVPMLEVLRRRGLTDTVAVVTRYFGGIKLGAGGLVRAYGNAVSEAVDEVGLLERRPVALLAVTADHVRAGRVENDLRAAGFTVSDLAYEATGVRIEVGVPEPEVSAFHTWLAEATGGTAVAVAAGRTYVEVPV from the coding sequence ATGTCCGCCACGCCGGAGCCGACCCCCAGGCCGTACCTCACCATCCGGCAGGCAGGCAGCCACGAGATCGAGATCAAGAAGTCCCGGTTCATCTGCCACCTCGCCCGGGTAGCCGACGAGGCGGAGGCGCAGGCCTTCATCGCGGGCATCCGCAAGCAGTACTGGGACGCGCGGCACAACTGCACCGCCTTCGTGGTCGGCGACGAGCAGCGCCGCGAGCGCTCCAACGACGACGGCGAGCCGGGCGGCACGGCCGGGGTGCCGATGCTGGAGGTGCTGCGGCGGCGCGGGCTGACCGACACGGTGGCCGTGGTGACCAGGTACTTCGGCGGCATCAAGCTCGGCGCGGGCGGCTTGGTCCGGGCGTACGGGAACGCGGTATCGGAGGCGGTCGACGAGGTGGGGCTGCTGGAGCGGCGGCCGGTGGCGCTGCTGGCGGTCACGGCGGACCACGTGCGGGCCGGACGGGTGGAGAACGACCTGCGGGCGGCCGGGTTCACGGTGAGTGACCTCGCGTACGAGGCGACCGGGGTGCGGATCGAGGTCGGCGTGCCGGAGCCGGAGGTGTCCGCCTTCCACACCTGGCTGGCCGAGGCGACCGGGGGGACCGCGGTGGCGGTCGCGGCAGGCCGGACGTATGTCGAGGTGCCGGTGTAG
- a CDS encoding DUF6986 family protein: protein MSQVEVDGNGPTGEASFSAAARAAVEALLAPVDADLARRYPGDSGTRQPVHTVYVPADAFAADTVRAWGRQALEAFDAHAGTPAELARALGVADDALLADVHARVRAKLEREPIEDLRIDFEDGYGPRPDAEEDAAAVRAAELVAAAVADGSAPPYIGIRIKCMEAPVRARGIRTLELFLATLLANGGLPEGLVLTLPKVTYAEQVTALVRLLEDFERRAGLPAGRIGFEIQIETTQAILGPDGRATVARMIEAAEGRATGLHYGTFDYSASCGVSAAYQSMDHPVADHAKAVMQVAAAGTGVRLSDGSTNVVPTGSTEQVHAAWKLHHDLVRRSLARAYYQGWDMHPAHLPTRYVAVYSFYREGLEAAAARLAAYVTKAGGDVMDEPATARALSGYVLRGLDCGAVDPAEVTALTGLDRGQLDALAGR, encoded by the coding sequence ATGTCGCAGGTCGAGGTCGACGGTAACGGGCCGACGGGCGAGGCCTCCTTCTCCGCCGCCGCCCGTGCCGCCGTCGAGGCGCTGCTAGCCCCGGTCGACGCCGACCTGGCGCGCCGCTATCCGGGCGACTCCGGGACCAGGCAGCCGGTGCACACCGTCTACGTCCCCGCCGACGCCTTCGCCGCCGACACCGTCCGCGCGTGGGGCCGCCAGGCCCTGGAGGCCTTCGACGCGCACGCCGGCACCCCGGCCGAACTCGCCCGCGCCCTCGGCGTGGCCGACGACGCCCTGCTCGCCGACGTGCACGCCCGGGTTCGCGCCAAGCTGGAGCGCGAGCCGATCGAGGACCTGCGCATCGACTTCGAGGACGGCTACGGCCCCCGCCCCGACGCCGAGGAGGACGCCGCCGCGGTCCGCGCCGCCGAACTCGTCGCCGCCGCTGTGGCGGACGGCAGCGCGCCGCCGTACATCGGCATCCGGATCAAGTGCATGGAGGCGCCCGTCCGCGCCCGCGGCATCCGCACCCTGGAACTGTTCCTCGCCACCCTGCTCGCGAACGGCGGACTGCCGGAAGGCCTGGTCCTCACCCTCCCCAAGGTGACGTACGCCGAGCAGGTCACCGCGCTGGTCCGGCTCCTGGAGGACTTCGAGCGGCGCGCGGGGCTGCCGGCAGGCCGGATCGGCTTCGAGATCCAGATCGAGACCACCCAGGCGATCCTCGGTCCGGACGGCCGGGCCACCGTCGCCCGGATGATCGAGGCCGCCGAGGGCCGCGCCACCGGCCTGCACTACGGCACCTTCGACTACAGCGCCTCCTGCGGCGTCAGCGCGGCCTACCAGAGCATGGACCACCCCGTCGCCGACCACGCGAAGGCGGTGATGCAGGTGGCCGCGGCCGGCACCGGGGTCCGGCTCTCCGACGGCTCGACCAACGTCGTCCCGACCGGCTCCACCGAACAGGTGCACGCGGCCTGGAAGCTTCACCACGACCTGGTCCGCCGCTCCCTGGCCCGCGCGTACTACCAGGGCTGGGACATGCACCCGGCGCACCTGCCGACCCGGTACGTCGCGGTGTACTCGTTCTACCGCGAGGGCCTGGAGGCCGCCGCAGCCCGGCTGGCCGCGTACGTCACCAAGGCCGGCGGCGACGTGATGGACGAGCCGGCCACCGCCCGGGCGCTCAGCGGCTACGTGCTGCGCGGCCTGGACTGCGGCGCCGTCGACCCGGCCGAGGTCACCGCACTGACCGGTCTGGACCGCGGGCAGCTGGACGCACTGGCCGGCCGCTGA
- a CDS encoding DUF2637 domain-containing protein yields MARPTLTKAHRGLLGIVAAGACIISGIGFAGSYNAVRELASEKGFGAFSYAFPIGVDAGIVVLLALDLVLTWLRIPFPLLRQTAWVLTVATIAFNAAASWGDPLGMGMHAVIPVLFVVVVEASRHAVGRIAAITADRHMESVRMMRWLLSPVPTFRLWRRMKLWELRSYDEVVRLEQNRLVYRAQLRFRYGRGWRRTAPFQALLPLKLAKYGVPLDPALLDRLDEEARERDAKEAQELQLQENRAAAAIAPAGPAVPVQSQQVRQSQQLQPQTQVQSQPQPQQVQPEPAPAPAQPMSAEVAAPMLAKLAAVRLRAAQEPGVVEESPHPPREELNVWTARPVRTTGGQADTTPGGQVPGQASPWFKPPRTAAEDQPTAQPALQHPAPQDEERPAEPAGPQPQPPAHVEELAPRPTPSRLDPDLAYEALVSYLDHNDGLQPDPQRLAEWLTTEYGVTGNRPDGSVHPKDVAELYPQLRDRYAAAGRE; encoded by the coding sequence ATGGCACGCCCAACGCTCACCAAGGCCCACCGCGGCCTGCTCGGCATCGTCGCGGCCGGGGCCTGCATCATCTCGGGCATCGGCTTCGCGGGCTCGTACAACGCGGTCCGGGAGCTGGCCTCGGAGAAAGGTTTCGGCGCCTTCTCCTACGCCTTCCCGATCGGCGTCGACGCCGGCATCGTCGTCCTGCTCGCGCTCGACCTGGTCCTGACCTGGCTGCGGATCCCCTTCCCGCTGCTGCGTCAGACCGCCTGGGTGCTGACGGTCGCCACCATCGCCTTCAACGCCGCCGCTTCCTGGGGCGACCCGCTCGGGATGGGCATGCACGCCGTCATCCCGGTGCTTTTCGTGGTCGTCGTCGAGGCCTCCCGGCACGCGGTCGGGCGGATCGCGGCGATCACCGCGGACCGGCACATGGAGTCGGTCCGGATGATGCGCTGGCTGCTGTCCCCGGTGCCGACCTTCCGGCTCTGGCGGCGGATGAAGCTCTGGGAGCTGCGCTCGTACGACGAGGTCGTCCGGCTGGAGCAGAACCGGCTGGTATACCGGGCGCAGCTGCGCTTCCGGTACGGCCGCGGCTGGCGCCGGACGGCGCCGTTCCAGGCGCTGTTGCCGCTCAAGCTCGCCAAGTACGGTGTGCCGCTGGACCCGGCGCTGCTCGATCGGCTGGACGAGGAGGCGCGTGAGCGCGACGCGAAGGAGGCTCAGGAGCTCCAGCTCCAGGAGAACCGCGCCGCCGCGGCCATCGCGCCCGCAGGGCCCGCCGTTCCGGTGCAATCGCAGCAGGTCCGGCAGTCGCAGCAGCTCCAGCCGCAGACCCAGGTCCAATCTCAGCCCCAGCCGCAGCAAGTCCAGCCCGAGCCGGCGCCGGCCCCAGCCCAGCCGATGTCCGCCGAGGTGGCCGCGCCGATGCTGGCCAAGCTCGCCGCCGTTCGACTGCGTGCCGCCCAGGAGCCGGGCGTGGTGGAGGAGTCCCCGCATCCGCCCCGCGAGGAGCTGAACGTCTGGACCGCGCGCCCGGTCCGCACCACCGGTGGCCAGGCCGACACCACCCCGGGCGGACAGGTTCCCGGCCAGGCCTCCCCGTGGTTCAAGCCTCCGCGCACGGCGGCCGAGGACCAGCCGACCGCCCAGCCCGCGCTGCAGCACCCGGCCCCGCAGGATGAGGAGCGCCCCGCCGAGCCGGCCGGGCCGCAGCCGCAACCGCCAGCCCACGTCGAGGAGCTCGCACCCCGCCCGACGCCGTCCAGGCTCGACCCTGACCTGGCCTACGAGGCGCTGGTCTCGTACCTGGACCACAACGACGGCCTTCAGCCCGATCCCCAGCGCCTTGCCGAGTGGCTGACCACGGAGTACGGCGTCACCGGCAACCGTCCGGACGGCTCGGTGCACCCGAAGGACGTCGCCGAGCTGTACCCGCAGCTGCGCGACCGCTACGCCGCCGCCGGGAGGGAGTGA
- a CDS encoding response regulator transcription factor, giving the protein MRVVLAEDLYLLREGLIRLLEAHGFTIAAAVETGPELLEALLTHRPDVAVVDVRLPPTLTDEGLQAALKARREIRGLPVLVLSQHVQQLYARELLADGTGGIGYLLKDRVFNAEQFIDAVRRVAAGGTAMDPDVIAKLMQTTSRRPGPLLGLSPREREVLELMAEGCSNSAIAARLTVSDGAVAKHIANIFTKLELAPDEDANRRVLAVLAYLNGTAGRAA; this is encoded by the coding sequence GTGCGAGTTGTCCTCGCCGAGGACCTCTACCTCCTTCGCGAAGGCCTGATCCGGCTGTTGGAAGCGCACGGCTTCACCATCGCCGCGGCCGTCGAGACCGGGCCCGAGCTCCTGGAGGCGCTGCTGACCCACCGCCCGGACGTGGCCGTGGTGGATGTCCGGTTGCCGCCGACGCTGACCGACGAGGGACTTCAGGCAGCGCTGAAGGCTCGCCGGGAGATCCGGGGCCTGCCGGTGCTGGTGCTGTCGCAGCACGTCCAGCAACTGTACGCACGGGAGCTTTTGGCCGACGGCACGGGCGGCATCGGCTACCTGCTGAAGGACCGGGTGTTCAACGCCGAGCAGTTCATCGACGCGGTCCGCCGGGTGGCGGCCGGCGGTACGGCGATGGACCCGGACGTGATCGCGAAGCTGATGCAGACCACCTCGCGCCGCCCCGGTCCGCTGCTGGGGCTGTCGCCGCGCGAGCGCGAGGTGCTGGAGCTGATGGCGGAGGGTTGCTCGAACTCGGCGATCGCCGCCCGGCTGACGGTGAGCGACGGGGCGGTGGCCAAGCACATCGCCAACATCTTCACTAAGCTCGAACTCGCCCCCGATGAAGACGCCAACCGGCGTGTCCTCGCGGTGCTCGCGTACCTCAACGGCACGGCGGGGCGCGCAGCCTGA
- a CDS encoding sensor histidine kinase, translating to MTTESRASGASVRAQSREALASGGQGLARLALMVLGAVPGSVLPVGAAFVVGAVTAAIMQPYYLEGPFALAAAVTAGSLMAGVLVRRTANRTRGQLERWFGIRLPVVYQPMPALELDQRGHWWTGYSYHRSRTVAKYVRLLHWAFRDRTTRAEMLWLIVNPLMAVALAGPVAFLLLMGTAYAATGPTVSDGVGPFSGQMVSILAEIVLGLGIAGAGVLVAPYAVRGYVEVARRVLDQDGRATHAQLTRRVAQLTETRADAVGSQAAELRRIERDLHDGAQARLVAIGMTLGTIEHLMDTDPAAARDLLSEARQSSARALQELRDLVRGIHPPVLAERGLGDAVRALALDSALPTEVCVSLPDRPPAPVEAAAYFSICELLANAAKHSGADQVWVDILYRAGLLRITVTDDGVGVADPSRGTGLRGIERRLGTFDGVLTIDSTSGGPTTITLELPCELSSPRTSTSFAKA from the coding sequence GTGACTACAGAGAGTCGAGCGAGCGGCGCGTCGGTGCGCGCGCAGAGCCGGGAGGCTCTTGCGTCGGGAGGTCAGGGGCTCGCTCGGCTGGCACTGATGGTGCTGGGCGCGGTGCCGGGGTCCGTCCTGCCGGTGGGGGCGGCGTTCGTCGTCGGTGCGGTGACTGCCGCGATCATGCAGCCCTACTACCTGGAGGGTCCCTTCGCCCTCGCGGCGGCGGTCACCGCCGGCTCCCTGATGGCCGGCGTCCTCGTCCGCCGTACCGCGAACCGTACGCGCGGGCAGCTGGAGCGTTGGTTCGGCATCCGTCTCCCGGTCGTGTACCAGCCGATGCCGGCGCTGGAGCTGGACCAACGCGGGCACTGGTGGACGGGGTACTCGTACCACCGCTCCCGGACGGTGGCGAAGTATGTCCGGCTGCTGCACTGGGCGTTCCGGGACCGCACCACCCGCGCCGAGATGCTCTGGCTGATCGTCAACCCGCTGATGGCCGTGGCTTTGGCCGGGCCGGTGGCCTTCCTGCTGCTGATGGGCACGGCGTACGCCGCGACGGGACCGACGGTCTCCGACGGCGTCGGGCCGTTCAGCGGTCAGATGGTGTCGATTCTGGCGGAGATCGTGCTGGGGCTCGGCATAGCCGGTGCCGGCGTGCTGGTGGCGCCGTACGCGGTGCGCGGGTACGTCGAGGTGGCCCGCCGGGTGCTGGACCAGGACGGCCGGGCGACGCACGCCCAGCTGACCAGGCGGGTGGCCCAGTTGACCGAGACCCGAGCGGACGCGGTCGGCAGCCAGGCGGCCGAGCTGCGGCGGATCGAGCGGGACCTGCACGACGGAGCGCAGGCGCGGCTGGTCGCGATCGGGATGACGCTGGGCACCATCGAGCACCTGATGGACACCGATCCGGCGGCCGCGCGCGATCTGTTGTCGGAAGCACGGCAGTCGTCGGCCCGAGCATTGCAGGAGCTGCGGGATCTCGTCCGTGGGATTCACCCGCCGGTGCTCGCCGAGCGCGGACTGGGCGATGCCGTTCGGGCGTTGGCGTTGGACAGCGCGCTGCCGACGGAGGTGTGCGTGAGCCTGCCGGACCGTCCGCCGGCCCCGGTGGAGGCGGCGGCGTACTTCAGCATCTGTGAGCTCCTGGCCAACGCGGCCAAGCACTCGGGGGCGGATCAGGTGTGGGTGGACATCCTGTACCGGGCCGGCCTCCTGCGGATCACGGTGACGGACGACGGCGTCGGTGTGGCCGATCCGTCGCGGGGGACCGGCCTGCGCGGAATCGAACGCCGATTGGGTACCTTCGACGGTGTTCTCACCATCGACAGTACGTCGGGCGGTCCGACCACCATCACCTTGGAGCTGCCGTGCGAGTTGTCCTCGCCGAGGACCTCTACCTCCTTCGCGAAGGCCTGA